The following is a genomic window from Pedobacter sp. KBS0701.
AACACAATACCCGTACACCAGGCGGTCATCCTGAAGGTTATTTAGAAGCATTTGCCAACATTTATAAAAACTTTGCACTTACGGTAAATGCAAAATTAAATAATGAGGAACCTACAGCAGAAATGCTCGATTTCCCTGGCACTTCAGACGGAATCAGAGGAATGGCATTTATCGAAAATGTGGTGGCTTCAAGCCAATCAGATCAAAAATGGTTCGACTATAAAATATAATAATCCGGCATGACAACGATAAAAGGACCAGCAGTATTTTTAGCACAATTTATAAGCGACGAAGCTCCATTTAATACACTTGATAACATTTGCAAATGGGCAGCAGATTTAGGATTCAAAGGTATCCAGATGCCAACACTCGATGCCCGCTTTATTGATCTTAAACAAGCGGCAGAAAGCAAAACCTATGCTGATGAATTAAAAGGCAAAATTGCAACTTACGGTTTAGAAATTACTGAGCTTTCTACACACTTACAAGGACAATTGGTGGCAGTTCACCCTGCTTATGATGACTTGTTTGATGCCTTTGCACCAAAAGAAGTACACAAAAACCCAAAAGCCAGGACAGAATGGGCAGTGCAGCAGATGAAATATGCTGCAAAAGCATCACAAAATCTGGGTTTGAATGCGCATGCTACTTTTAGTGGTTCATTATTGTGGCAATATTTCCACCCCTGGCCGCAACGTCCGGCTGGATTGGTTGAGGAAGGTTTTGCAGAATTGGCAAAACGATGGACGCCAATCTTGAACGAATTTGACCAGTGCGGAGTTGATGTTTGCTACGAAATACACCCTGGAGAAGATTTATTTGATGGCGAAACTTACGAAATGTTCCTCGCTGCGGTAAATAATCACCCTCGGGCATGCTTATTGTATGACCCATCTCACTTTGTGTTGCAACAATTGGATTACATTCAGTACATTGATTTTTACCACGAACGCATCAAAGCCTTCCATGTAAAAGATGCAGAATTTAACCCTACAGGCAAACAAGGCACTTTTGGTGGATACCAGAGTTGGGCAAACCGCGCCGGACGTTACCGCTCACCTGGTG
Proteins encoded in this region:
- a CDS encoding sugar phosphate isomerase/epimerase; its protein translation is MTTIKGPAVFLAQFISDEAPFNTLDNICKWAADLGFKGIQMPTLDARFIDLKQAAESKTYADELKGKIATYGLEITELSTHLQGQLVAVHPAYDDLFDAFAPKEVHKNPKARTEWAVQQMKYAAKASQNLGLNAHATFSGSLLWQYFHPWPQRPAGLVEEGFAELAKRWTPILNEFDQCGVDVCYEIHPGEDLFDGETYEMFLAAVNNHPRACLLYDPSHFVLQQLDYIQYIDFYHERIKAFHVKDAEFNPTGKQGTFGGYQSWANRAGRYRSPGDGQVDFKTIFSKLAQYDFKGWAVMEWECCIKNQQDGAREGAEFIKKNIINVTDKAFDDFAASGSDSAFNKRILGLQE